The Oryzias latipes chromosome 4, ASM223467v1 genome includes a window with the following:
- the LOC101159737 gene encoding tumor necrosis factor ligand superfamily member 6, producing the protein MSCEQRYPAEVFFVDGDGSHLHSSQHPNHLTWMPLPPAREKKKGHGKSWGFMGLNPGGALIALMLFMLVFTILGFEAYQILQLREKLKDIEKVEPQAAAEFSVPLKQIGYLKHELGLKEEDESDRPAAHVLGRVQNYGSEKTLRWEPKTGQAFTSGGVVYRLQDGSLQVNETGFFQIYSRVEFIFKKCSPATVFEHLVFKKRAKKPSSETLMVARRVGFCPQPQHSWTTESYLGSAHHLEQGDRVFVNVSHPNILSHSHYGNFFGLYKI; encoded by the exons ATGAGCTGTGAGCAGAGATACCCAGCAGAGGTGTTTTTTGTGGATGGGGATGGGAGTCACCTCCATTCTTCGCAGCATCCAAACCACTTGACCTGGATGCCTTTACCGCCTGCCCGGGAGAAGAAGAAGGGACATGGGAAGAGCTGGGGCTTCATGGGTCTCAACCCTGGTGGGGCCTTGATTGCATTGATGCTGTTCATGTTGGTGTTCACAATCCTGGGTTTCGAAGCCTACCAGATTTTGCAATTAAGGGAAAAACTCAAAGACATTGAAAAG GTTGAACCTCAAGCAGCGGCAGAATTTAGTGTGCCTCTGAAGCAGATTG gaTATTTGAAACATGAACTTGGATTAAAGGAAGAAGATGAAAGCGACCGACCTGCAGCACATGTGTTAG GGCGTGTTCAGAACTATGGTTCAGAAAAGACCTTGCGTTGGGAGCCAAAAACAGGCCAGGCATTCACCTCAGGGGGAGTGGTTTACCGGCTTCAAGACGGGTCCTTGCAGGTCAATGAGACTGGATTCTTCCAGATTTACTCACGAGTggaatttatctttaaaaagtgCTCCCCTGCCACCGTGTTTGAACACCTGGTGTTTAAAAAGCGAGCCAAAAAGCCGTCATCCGAGACCTTAATGGTGGCTCGGAGGGTGGGGTTCTGCCCTCAGCCACAGCACTCCTGGACCACAGAGAGCTACCTCGGCTCGGCCCACCACCTAGAGCAAGGCGACAGAGTCTTTGTGAATGTATCGCACCCAAATATTCTCAGTCACTCACATTATGGCAACTTCTTTGGCCTCTACAAGATCTGA